In one Fusarium falciforme chromosome 5, complete sequence genomic region, the following are encoded:
- a CDS encoding MR-MLE domain-containing protein, with the protein MATVRDFPTIKAIRSFIIGGVGSGGDYHNVKGGHWLIDSDISTPCSRWEQYKKSRTSWGINVLGSFLVEIEATDGTVGFATGFGGPPACWLVHQHFERFLIGADPRNTNLLFEQMYRASMFYGRKGLPIAVISVIDLALWDLLGKLRNEPVYRLIGGATKERLDFYCTGPEPTAAKAMGFWGAKVPLPFCPDDGHEGLRKNVEFLRKHREAVGPDFPIMVDCYMSLNVSYTIEIVKATLDLNINWWEECLSPDDTDGFALIKRAHPQVKFTTGEHEYSRFGFRKLIEDRNLDIIQPDVMWLGGLTELLKVAAHAAAYDIPIVPHASGPYSYHFQISQPNTPFQEYLANSPDGKSVLPVFGDLFIDEPIPTKGFLTTADLDKPGFGLTLNPAARSKLIPSDYLLKMPAVPTLAPPSPPNEKEEEKPETKEESKPNGVVEQLAAKVEGLTTSTAA; encoded by the exons ATGGCTACTGTTAGAGATTTCCCGACCATCAAGGCCATAAGGTCATTCATCATTGGCGGTGTTGGATCAG GCGGTGATTATCACAACGTCAAGGGTGGCCACTG GCTCATTGACAGCGACATTTCAACACCTTGCTCGAGATGGGAGCAGTACAAGAAGTCTCGAACCAGCTGGGGCATCAACGTGCTGGGCTCGTTCCTGGTCGAGATTGAGGCTACGGATGGCACTGTTGGCTTTGCAACTGGCTTTGGAG GCCCCCCTGCTTGCTGGCTCGTCCACCAGCACTTCGAGCGTTTCCTCATCGGTGCCGACCCCCGCAACACAAACCTTCTCTTCGAGCAGATGTACCGTGCATCCATGTTCTATGGCCGCAAGGGTCTGCCAATCGCTGTCATTTCCGTCATCGACCTTGCCCTCTGGGATCTTCTGGGCAAGCTGCGCAACGAGCCCGTCTACCGTCTCATTGGTGGAGCTACAAAGGAGCGCCTCGACTTCTACTGCACCGGCCCCGAGCCCACAgccgccaaggccatgggATTCTGGGGAGCCAAGGTCCCCCTGCCCTTCTGCCCCGATGATGGTCACGAGGGTCTTCGCAAGAACGTCGAGTTCCTCCGCAAGCACCGTGAGGCCGTCGGTCCCGACTTCCCCATCATGGTCGACTGCTACATGAGTCTCAACGTCTCTTACACAATCGAGATCGTCAAGGCGACTCTGGATCTCAACATCAACTGGTGGGAGGAGTGCCTGTCTCCCGATGACACTGACGGCTTCGCTCTGATCAAGCGAGCTCACCCCCAGGTCAAGTTCACCACTGGTGAGCATGAGTATTCGCGATTTGGTTTCCGCAAGCTCATCGAGGACCGAAACCTCGACATCATCCAGCCCGATGTCATGTGGCTTGGTGGTCTGACTGAACTCCTCAAGGTCGCTGCCCATGCTGCGGCCTATGACATTCCCATCGTCCCTCACGCCAGTGGCCCTTACAGCTACCACTTCCAGATCTCTCAGCCCAACACCCCCTTCCAGGAGTACCTTGCCAACTCGCCCGATGGCAAGAGCGTGCTGCCCGTGTTTGGTGATCTCTTCATCGATGAGCCCATCCCCACCAAGGGCTTCCTGACAACGGCGGACCTGGACAAGCCCGGTTTCGGTCTGACCCTCAACCCGGCTGCCCGATCCAAGTTGATCCCCAGCGACTACCTTCTCAAGATGCCCGCGGTCCCTACCCTGGCGCCCCCCAGCCCTCCcaacgagaaggaggaggagaagccagaAACTAAGGAAGAGTCCAAGCCCAACGGTGTTGTTGAGCAGCTTgcggccaaggtcgagggCCTCACCACCTCAACGGCCGCTTAA
- a CDS encoding Zn(2)-C6 fungal-type domain-containing protein, producing MHNGVGKNSGDVSVENRPPTTEIDSDEANQLLSEDDDHGDQETLCRNGKRKRPISVSCELCKQRKVKCDRGQPSCGWCSRNGAVCEYKERKKPGLRAGYGRELEQRLDKLEEILRSHAEILQATLAANTNPALAASVRHSNPSLPSDQGTPRDAPHVFRPSEPVRTPQTDSALFGQKAPSSGFAPSTQSVDFGVARTPGVSDGFQNGNHVQLPPMTAASQISPMQPSAAAQDYYNSVQPNIHSPTAAMSAAPGTTTPDRDMPPYDLLYALVDLYFKHINTWCPILHRKTTLDTLFGPSTLDETDRILLHAIVATTMRYSTDARLTDERREHYHRVSKERVLLYGMGNSSVKSLQALVILALDLVGSGNGPPGWNIMALITRSVVQLGLAVEITSSTVSPHYLSIYTLRAMTLSEPKDFIEEEARRRLFWMIYLLDRYATIATAFEFALDDREIDRTLPCRDDLWIKNQKVDTRWFRTDVNHSGSPDHDIDQPENLGAFAYYIEILGILSKIHKFLKQPVDISALSDVEQWQMRYKELDNMLTSWKFGLPGEFGNMAKLFHPGSKNINCAWVMLHATYHTAVIRLHSSAAYPTTRSPIFTPSYSASQRCHSAVENVAALGEFVVNNGMLAKLGPPFAFTLWVSARLLLVHGSTVEHKLSPQISFFVDSLRDMGRFWPVAARYCQLLQRVLDEHRDSERQGDGITPSSVKILSDMRRTAFDLDFLISRQPNQGGSALSRLPSVTPARTPAPNELEYLDVFDFFNVPRLPFGGENIAGVNGTPAPADNSMDTSNDNGPSGLGASNEFNITNFMVDANSDWLFKQEGGSKFLATT from the exons ATGCACAACGGGGTGGGCAAGAACTCGGGCGATGTCTCGGTAGAGAATCGCCCGCCCACGACCGAGATCGATAGCGACGAGGCCAACCAGCTCCTCAGCGAGGACGATGATCATGGCGACCAGGAGACCCTATGTCGCAACGGGAAAAGGAAACGGCCCATCTCGGTCTC GTGTGAGCTGTGCAAGCAAAGAAAG GTCAAATGTGATCGTGGTCAACCCTCTTGTGGTTGGTGTAGCCGAAATGGCGCCGTCTGCGAGTACAAGGAGCGCAAGAAGCCTGGCTTGAGAGCTGGCTACGGTCGCGAACTCGAACAGCGTCTCGACAAGCTCGAAGAGATCTTGCGCTCTCATGCCGAGATCCTTCAAGCCACTCTAGCTGCCAACACTAATCCTGCCCTTGCTGCCAGCGTCCGACATAGCAACCCAAGTCTTCCCAGCGACCAGGGAACTCCACGAGATGCTCCTCACGTCTTTCGACCTTCCGAGCCCGTCCGTACCCCTCAGACCGACTCTGCTTTGTTTGGGCAGAAAGCTCCCAGCTCTGGTTTTGCGCCCAGCACCCAAAGCGTTGACTTTGGCGTCGCTCGTACGCCTGGTGTGAGCGATGGCTTTCAGAATGGGAACCATGTGCAGCTGCCTCCCATGACGGCGGCTTCTCAGATCTCGCCCATGCAGCCCAGCGCGGCTGCGCAAGACTACTACAACTCTGTACAACCCAATATTCATTCTCCCACAGCAGCAATGTCAGCAGCACCTGGAACTACCACTCCCGACCGGGATATGCCACCCTACGACCTTCTCTACGCCCTTGTCGACCTCTACTTTAAGCACATCAACACCTGGTGCCCAATCCTTCACCGCAAAACAACCCTAGATACCCTATTCGGTCCGTCTACACTCGACGAGACTGATCGAATCCTCCTCCACGCGATTGTGGCAACGACAATGCGCTACTCGACAGATGCGAGATTGACCGACGAACGACGAGAGCACTATCACAGGGTTTCCAAAGAACGGGTTCTCCTTTACGGCATGGGAAACTCATCAGTCAAGTCCCTGCAAgctctcgtcatcctcgccctcgatCTCGTCGGTAGCGGCAATGGGCCTCCGGGATGGAACATCATGGCGCTCATCACCCGCTCCGTGGTACAACTTGGCCTGGCTGTAGAAATCACGTCGTCGACAGTGTCCCCTCATTACCTCTCAATTTATACCTTGCGTGCCATGACTCTTTCAGAGCCTAAAGACTTTATTGAAGAAGAGGCGCGGCGTCGACTCTTTTGGATGATTTACCTGCTGGACCGATACGCAACGATCGCAACAGCCTTCGAGTTCGCCCTCGACGACCGGGAAATAGACAGGACGTTGCCCTGCCGCGACGATCTGTGGATCAAGAATCAAAAGGTGGACACCAGGTGGTTCCGCACTGATGTGAACCACTCGGGCTCCCCAGACCACGACATCGACCAGCCCGAGAATCTTGGCGCTTTTGCGTACTACATTGAGATTCTTGGCATTCTTTCCAAGATACACAAGTTCTTGAAGCAGCCAGTTGATATCAGTGCCTTGAGCGACGTGGAGCAATGGCAGATGCGGTACAAGGAGTTGGACAACATGCTGACGTCGTGGAAGTTTGGCCTCCCTGGCGAGTTTGGCAACATGGCCAAGCTCTTCCATCCGGGCAGCAAGAACATCAATTGTGCCTGGGTCATGCTTCACGCCACGTACCACACAGCTGTCATCCGCCTTCATTCGTCTGCCGCCTATCCCACGACAAGGTCCCCCATCTTCACCCCGTCTTACAGTGCATCTCAACGGTGCCACAGCGCCGTGGAGAATGTGGCTGCGCTGGGAGAATTTGTAGTGAACAATGGGATGTTGGCCAAGCTGGGTCCACCATTTGCATTTACTCTTTGGGTGTCAGCACGGCTACTCCTTGTTCACGGCTCGACAGTTGAGCACAAGTTGTCGCCTCAGATTTCATTCTTTGTCGACAGCCTCCGCGATATGGGTCGGTTCTGGCCTGTTGCCGCTCGATACTGTCAGTTACTGCAAAGGGTCCTGGACGAGCACCGCGATAGTGAGCGACAGGGCGATGGCATAACCCCCAGTTCTGTCAAGATACTGTCTGACATGCGACGCACGGCATTCGATCTGGACTTTCTCATCTCTCGGCAGCCGAACCAGGGTGGATCAGCGCTGAGTCGATTGCCCAGTGTCACACCAGCGAGGACGCCAGCGCCAAACGAACTTGAATATCTCGATGTCTTTGACTTTTTCAACGTTCCTCGCCTGCCGTTCGGAGGCGAGAATATTGCTGGTGTGAATGGAACTCCAGCGCCAGCAGACAACAGCATGGATACATCCAATGACAATGGTCCTTCTGGCCTGGGGGCCTCGAACGAGTTTAATATCACCAACTTCATGGTCGATGCCAACAGCGATTGGCTATTTAAGCAGGAAGGGGGGTCGAAATTCTTGGCGACAACATGA
- a CDS encoding Alpha-galactosidase has protein sequence MATKPADVETPEKKGLAAKTNTKKSWPLWKKLTLIGAALVIITALAVGLGVGLTRGKGGDDDNNSNSDSDTSDDDDSALKARGKTWQPKVGSPWQIVLLKPIKLNDDGTADDLKPNVGIYDLDLYDNDAETFAALRKAGKKIICYFSAGSWENWRDDKNQFKKSDLGKTLDGWPDEKWLNLRSQNVRNIMKKRIKLAAQKGCDAIDPDNVDGYQNDNGLKLTEEDSISYIKFLSKEAAKYNMSTGLKNAGDIIKSVLPYVAFSVNEQCIQYSECETFAAFIKAKKPVFNIEYPKGAPKVKDADRQRICSQSGKAKGSKDFSKVIKKMNLDGWVMYCPNDTYTTATED, from the exons ATGGCGACGAAACCAGCAGATGTGGAAACACCCGAGAAGAAGGGTTTGGCGGCAAAGACTAACACCAAGAAGTCCTGGCCGTTGTGGAAGAAGCTGACTCTCATCGGCGCagccctcgtcatcatcacggcGCTGGCAGTTGGACTCGGTGTTGGCCTCACACGGGGGAAAGGGggtgacgacgacaacaacagcaactcaGATTCGGAcaccagcgacgacgacgactctgCCCTCAAGGCCCGTGGGAAAACATGGCAGCCCAAGGTCGGCTCCCCATGGCAgatcgtcctcctcaagcCCATCAAGCTCAACGACGACGGGACCGCCGACGACCTGAAGCCCAACGTGGGTATCTACGACCTTGACCTCTATGACAACGACGCAGAAACCTTTGCGGCACTTCGCAAAGCTGGTAAGAAGATCATCTGCTACTTTAGTGCCGGCTCGTGGGAGAACTGGCGCGACGACAAGAACCAGTTTAAGAAGTCGGACCTGGGCAAGACGCTTGACGGATGGCCCGATGAGAAGTGGCTCAACTTGAGGAGCCAGAATGTACGCAATATCATGAAGAAGCGTATTAAGCTTGCTGCGCAAAAGGGTTGTGATGCTATCGACCCTGATAATGTGGACGGCTAT CAAAACGACAACGGCCTCAAACTCACCGAAGAAGACTCGATCTCATACATAAAGTTCCTCTCTAAGGAAGCAGCCAAATACAACATGTCGACCGGCCTCAAAAACGCCGGAGACATCATTAAATCAGTCCTGCCCTACGTCGCCTTCTCCGTCAACGAGCAGTGCATCCAGTACAGCGAGTGCGAGACCTTTGCCGccttcatcaaggccaagaagcccgtcTTCAACATCGAGTATCCCAAGGGCGcgcccaaggtcaaggatgcTGATCGACAGAGGATTTGCTCGCAGTCGGGCAAGGCAAAGGGGTCCAAGGACTTTAGcaaggtcatcaagaagatgaaTCTTGATGGTTGGGTCATGTATTGTCCCAACGATACATACACAACTGCGACGGAGGATTGA
- a CDS encoding AMPK1-CBM domain-containing protein, with product MGSFTFKWEHPADEVYVTGTFDDWTKSVKLEKTGDVFSKTVDLKDASSKIYYKFVVDGNWVINQSAPNEPDTQGNVNNFLTPDQITQDTAAAAILNTVTPTSTTAAMASEQPIEVKPVEEKALNEKVLDEKVAEDKAVAALTSEETLTENEKAHPLETPSDIPGGFPVTPANDLDKPVTVAPLANELEKPISVNPLPASEGVGNPITLAPGEKIPESITAQSTDKYVKLDKESYEKSDAIPGIETELPPVSSNTIPESSLPIIGAQDVAINTVTPVSTTAALAAEVPLEPKPTVPEVVKESQEKADAAPEASAEAEGVEEKAKVEEELKEKVPEAPATSEGTAGQGTEKSEKAQDAGLAALAATAGGAVIAAGLTAKETIEEKAAPVVNNATEAITDAANNNLPDAVKEKLPVAAQEALDAKNKEQIREEVSPEVPAEVKESLVEAGKSPEAAANTEAVEEKKVVEAELLKEVKPVTGTYDAVVEPTGEETKQVSPEVPAEVKESIIEADKSPEAAANTEAVENKKEVEAELLKEVAPAAPVEETKTEAVAPEVPAEVKESIIEADKSPEAAANTEAVENKKEVEAELLKETEPVPAVEETKVEEAKPATEPAAVVAPVVQPEEAKPETKVEETKTEEAKPAVEPVTKPEEAKAEAKPEPQAETPAVGNGTSAAENGSKATETKPAEPAANGSSSTTAQKKKHNRLSSIFSKIKHKLSDHK from the exons ATGGGCAGCTTCACTTTCAAGTG GGAGCATCCCGCCGACGAAGTCTACGTGACCGGTACCTTCGACGACTGGACCAAGAGCGTCAAGCTCGAAAAGACGGGCGATGTCTTCTCCAAGACGGTCGACCTCAAGGATGCCTCGAGCAAGATCTACTACAAG TTCGTTGTCGACGGTAACTGGGTAATCAACCAATCAGCACCCAACGAACCTGACACTCAGGGCAACGTGAACAACTTCCTCACCCCCGACCAAATCACACAAGataccgccgccgccgccattcTTAACACCGTCACCCCCACATCTACCACCGCTGCGATGGCTTCCGAGCAACCTATCGAAGTAAAGCCtgttgaggagaaggcgcTTAACGAGAAGGTGCTTGACGAGAAGGTGGCTGAGGACAAGGCTGTCGCCGCGCTCACTTCTGAGGAGACACTCACCGAGAACGAGAAGGCGCACCCCCTCGAGACCCCTTCTGACATCCCAGGCGGATTCCCCGTCACACCCGCGAATGATCTGGATAAGCCCGTGACTGTTGCGCCTCTTGCGaacgagctcgagaagcccATCAGCGTCAACCCCCTCCCCGCTTCTGAGGGCGTTGGTAACCCCATTACCCTGGCTCCCGGCGAGAAGATTCCCGAGTCTATCACCGCTCAGAGCACCGACAAATAcgtcaagctcgacaaggagTCGTACGAAAAGAGCGACGCTATCCCTGGTATCGAGACTGAGCTCCCTCCTGTTTCTTCCAACACTATCCCCGAGTCCAGCCTCCCCATTATCGGTGCTCAGGATGTCGCCATTAACACTGTGACCCCTGTTTCCACCACCGcggccctcgccgccgaggtTCCCCTTGAGCCCAAGCCTACTGTCCCCGAGGTTGTCAAGGAGAGCCAGGAGAAGGCCGACGCGGCCCCTGAAGCTAGCGCTGAAGCCGAgggcgtcgaggagaaggccaaggttgaggaggagttgaaggagaaggTTCCTGAGGCCCCTGCTACCTCTGAGGGCACCGCTGGCCAGGGTACCGAGAAGTCTGAGAAGGCCCAGGACGCTGGGCTGGCTGCTCTCGCTGCCACCGCTGGTGGTGCCGTCATCGCTGCCGGCCTCACCGCCAAGGAGACCattgaggagaaggctgCTCCTGTGGTAAACAACGCGACCGAGGCCATTACCGATGCCGCCAACAATAACCTCCCtgatgctgtcaaggagaagcttcCTGTAGCCGCCCAGGAGGCTCTGGACGCTAAGAACAAGGAGCAGATCCGAGAGGAGGTGTCTCCTGAGGTCCctgccgaggtcaaggagtcTCTCGTTGAGGCAGGCAAGTCTCCCGAGGCCGCTGCCAACACCGAAGCcgttgaggagaagaaggttgttgaggctgagcttctcaaggaggtcaagcCTGTCACTGGTACTTATGACGCCGTGGTGGAGCCTACCGGCGAGGAGACGAAGCAGGTTTCCCCCGAGGTTCCTGCTGAGGTTAAGGAGTCCATCATCGAGGCTGACAAGAGCCCCGAGGCTGCTGCCAACACCGAGGCTGTTgagaacaagaaggaggtcgaggccgagctcctGAAGGAGGTCGCCCCCGCTGCCCCTGTTGAGGAGACCAAGACTGAGGCTGTTGCCCCTGAGGTGCCCGCTGAGGTTAAGGAGTCCATCATCGAGGCTGACAAGAGCCCCGAGGCTGCTGCCAACACCGAGGCTGTTgagaacaagaaggaggtcgaggccgagctcctGAAGGAGACCGAGCCTGTCCCTGCCGTGGAGGAGACCAAGGTGGAAGAGGCCAAGCCCGCTACTGAGCCCGCAGCTGTTGTTGCTCCTGTGGTTCAgcccgaggaggccaagcccGAGACCAAGGTGGAAGAGACCAAGACtgaggaggccaagcccGCCGTTGAGCCTGTAACGAAACCtgaagaggccaaggctgaggctAAGCCTGAGCCCCAGGCGGAAACTCCCGCTGTCGGTAACGGCACCTCAGCTGCCGAGAACGGCAGCAAGGCCACCGAGACCAAGCCTGCTGAGCCCGCCGCCAACGGTAGCTCTTCGACCACTGcccaaaagaagaagcacaaCCGACTGAGCTCGATCTTCAGCAAGATCAAGCACAAGCTGTCCGACCACAAgtag
- a CDS encoding U3 small nucleolar ribonucleoprotein MPP10 codes for MDRVNRDFSQLQAFAAHHHNLDPGYTNAIRKNNNSLEELVAAQDSSASQSHQSMAVQTSPSLTSTSHTLTAAPLAMAAPESLANSHVLALLESLADGKRHAFLQPTAAIPTDSLNLVKHTLESFAGRVGDEQQERLKESRKRKRGVGGKDDVLKMRKVYIDGFETGQVWQQAKRIIGGVLKYSEEALAELQERDEVTVNGASADDSKLLEFGEDGFEVGSDDEDESEDGSGDDDQEQISDEEALEDGQEDDQEDDDESEFDETRDDYEDEDDEVDGPAEEYVEDPDGLNDGFFSLDDFNRQTQWFEEQDAKGDPYTDQVSDEEEINWDVDPMAPPKAGSKSKKAAEPQSDDEEDDDEDDGPTFGDMALDAPEGDSEDEAMDMDADVDDEGMDFNANEVYYKDFFAPPPKKSKGGKPKKTVKFEPKQPDDADVERAMADVRRDLFDDESENEDSDDALSDVSAGDPKSRRSAHERRQAKLAEEIRKLEAASVAKREWTLSGEAAAVDRPMNSLLEEDLDFEHVGKPVPVITPDVTEGIEDLIKRRILAQEFDEVIKRRPDTEGLPAGTRRGLVELDDSKATKGLAEIYEEEHVKNTDPDNYVSQSDEKLQREEKEVEALWKDVSARLDALSSWHYKPKPTAPSLSVVADVATVAMEDAQPTTAQGVAGESSRMAPQEVYKAGTTETAAQGEVVTKAGLPVARQEMTREDKTRRRRREKERVRKAGGVDGKKVVSKRAKMQRDTIAELRKGGVKVINRKGEITDVDGKKAKAPKVVSSGNFKL; via the coding sequence ATGGATCGTGTGAACCGCGACTTTTCTCAACTCCAAGCCTTTGCGGCTCATCATCACAACCTGGATCCTGGATACACAAACGCCATTCGGAAGAACAACAACAGCTTGGAGGAGTTGGTAGCAGCGCAAGATAGCTCTGCTAGCCAGTCACATCAGAGCATGGCCGTCCAGACGTCGCCATCACTCACTTCAACGTCGCACACCTTGACGGCCGCGCCTCTCGCCATGGCCGCCCCAGAGTCACTCGCCAACAGCCATGTCCTGGCGCTCCTCGAAAGCCTGGCCGACGGCAAGCGTCACGCCTTTCTCCAACCCACCGCCGCGATCCCGACCGACTCTCTAAACCTCGTCAAGCACACCCTCGAGAGCTTTGCCGGGCGGGTCGGTGATGAACAGCAGGAGAGGCTCAAGGAGAGTCGGAAGCGCAAGAGGGGCGTCGGCGGAAAGGATGATGTTCTCAAGATGCGCAAGGTCTACATCGATGGGTTTGAGACAGGTCAGGTGTGGCAACAGGCCAAGAGGATTATTGGTGGTGTTCTGAAGTACTCGGAGGAAGCCCTTGCTGAGCTCCAGGAGCGTGACGAGGTCACAGTCAATGGAGCCAGCGCGGATGACTCCAAGCTACTCGAGTTTGGGGAGGATGGATTTGAGGTGGGctctgatgatgaggatgagagcgAAGATGGGTCTGGAGACGACGACCAAGAACAAATATCAGACGAGGAAGCGTTGGAAGACGGTCAAGAAGatgaccaagaagatgacgacgagtcgGAGTTTGACGAAACAAGAGACGActacgaggatgaggatgatgaggtcgATGGACCTGCTGAGGAGTATGTTGAGGATCCTGATGGTCTCAacgatggcttcttctctctcGATGACTTCAACCGACAAACACAATGGTTTGAGGAGCAAGACGCAAAGGGAGATCCCTACACCGACCAAGtgagcgacgaggaggagatcaaCTGGGATGTCGACCCTATGGCGCCTCCCAAGGCGGGTTCAAAGTCAAAGAAGGCGGCCGAGCCGCAatcagatgatgaagaggatgacgatgaggacgatggcCCCACATTCGGAGACATGGCCCTCGATGCGCCCGAGGGTGAcagcgaggatgaggccATGGACATGGATGCCGATGTGGATGATGAGGGAATGGACTTCAACGCCAACGAAGTCTACTACAAGGACTTCTTTGCGCCGCCCCCCAAGAAGTCCAAGGGTGGCAAGCCCAAAAAGACAGTCAAGTTCGAGCCCAAGCAGCCAGACGATGCCGATGTCGAGCGGGCCATGGCCGATGTTCGGAGAGATCTATTCGACGACGAGTCAGAGAATGAGGACTCTGATGATGCTCTATCTGACGTCTCGGCTGGAGACCCCAAGTCGCGACGCTCAGCTCACGAGCGAAGACAagccaagctcgccgaggagATCCGCAAGCTCGAGGCTGCTTCCGTGGCTAAACGAGAATGGACTCTTTCTGGTGAGGCCGCTGCTGTGGATCGTCCCATGAACTCGCTGCTCGAGGAAGACCTCGACTTTGAGCATGTTGGCAAACCGGTGCCCGTCATCACACCCGACGTCACCGAGGGCATTGAGGATCTCATCAAGAGGCGTATTCTCGCCCAGGAATTCGACGAGGTCATCAAACGCCGACCCGACACTGAGGGTCTCCCCGCTGGCACACGCCGTGGCCTCGTTGAGCTCGACGACAGCAAGGCTACCAAGGGTCTGGCTGAGATCTACGAGGAGGAGCACGTCAAGAATACCGACCCTGACAACTACGTCAGCCAGTCGGACGAGAAGCTCCAGcgtgaggagaaggaggtcgaggcccTCTGGAAGGATGTCAGCGCGCGCCTCGACGCCCTCAGCTCCTGGCACTACAAGCCCAAGCCTACCGCGCCGTCCCTCTCCGTCGTCGCCGACGTGGCTACGGTCGCCATGGAGGATGCCCAACCCACAACAGCCCAGGGCGTCGCGGGTGAGAGCAGCCGCATGGCACCTCAGGAGGTCTACAAGGCCGGCACCACCGAGACAGCCGCCCAGGGTGAGGTCGTCACCAAGGCCGGTCTGCCCGTGGCACGCCAGGAGATGACACGCGAGGACAAGAcccgtcgtcgccgccgcgAGAAGGAGCGTGTCCGCAAGGCGGGTGGTGTCGATGGCAAGAAGGTGGTTAGCAAGAGGGCCAAGATGCAGCGTGACACCATCGCGGAGCTGAGGAAGGGCGGTGTCAAGGTCATCAACCGCAAGGGAGAGATTACGGATGTGGAtggcaagaaggccaaggccccCAAGGTGGTCTCGAGCGGCAACTTTAAGCTGTAG